The Thamnophis elegans isolate rThaEle1 chromosome Z, rThaEle1.pri, whole genome shotgun sequence genome contains a region encoding:
- the KIAA1143 gene encoding uncharacterized protein KIAA1143 homolog isoform X1 — protein sequence MSKKNQVSYVKPDEPAFLSRFKERIGYREGPTVDTKREQLPAPEDDSGSDKEDEQPQVIVLKKGDLTAEEIAKIKEELKEVTEADPEDGKIIFRKPPKRSAEENYFGLTVTSNKKIKAIKKNSLNFQNSAKQVKNKSLLSFDAEESDD from the exons ATGAGCAAAAAGAATCAGGTTTCGTATGTGAAGCCGGACGAACCCGCCTTCCTGAGTCGTTTCAAAGAGCGAATCGGCTATCGAGAGGGGCCCACCGTGGACACCAAG AGAGAACAGCTTCCAGCTCCTGAAGATGACAGTGGAAGTGATAAGGAAGATGAACAACCACAGGTGATTGTACTGAAAAAAGGAGacctaactgcagaagaaattgCAAAGATCAAAGAGGAGCTCAAAGAGGTCACAG AAGCTGATCCTGAAGATGGGAAGATTATATTCCGGAAACCTCCTAAGCGTTCAGCAGAAGAGAACTATTTTGGTTTGACAGTTacttcaaataaaaaaattaaagcgaTAAAGAAGAATTCTCTAAATTTTCAAAATTCAGCTAAGcaagttaaaaataaaagcttGCTTTCTTTTGATGCTGAAGAAAGTGATGATTAG
- the KIAA1143 gene encoding uncharacterized protein KIAA1143 homolog isoform X3, whose protein sequence is MSKKNQVSYVKPDEPAFLSRFKERIGYREGPTVDTKREQLPAPEDDSGSDKEDEQPQVIVLKKGDLTAEEIAKIKEELKEVTGSSQVLMIIDWSVVSWVWFFSPFLKIRNHLSPFPILRS, encoded by the exons ATGAGCAAAAAGAATCAGGTTTCGTATGTGAAGCCGGACGAACCCGCCTTCCTGAGTCGTTTCAAAGAGCGAATCGGCTATCGAGAGGGGCCCACCGTGGACACCAAG AGAGAACAGCTTCCAGCTCCTGAAGATGACAGTGGAAGTGATAAGGAAGATGAACAACCACAGGTGATTGTACTGAAAAAAGGAGacctaactgcagaagaaattgCAAAGATCAAAGAGGAGCTCAAAGAGGTCACAG gatcttcccaagTATTGATGATAattgattggtctgtagtttcttgggtctggtttttttcccctttcttgaaGATTAGAAACCACCTCAGCCCTTTTCCAATTCTCAG AAGCTGA
- the KIAA1143 gene encoding uncharacterized protein KIAA1143 homolog isoform X2 has protein sequence MSKKNQVSYVKPDEPAFLSRFKERIGYREGPTVDTKREQLPAPEDDSGSDKEDEQPQVIVLKKGDLTAEEIAKIKEELKEVTAFLILHPMGHCNTEQAAWMDRKMCLKKKIHPVAMTQLSDKKTKNLHQHMSACLLL, from the exons ATGAGCAAAAAGAATCAGGTTTCGTATGTGAAGCCGGACGAACCCGCCTTCCTGAGTCGTTTCAAAGAGCGAATCGGCTATCGAGAGGGGCCCACCGTGGACACCAAG AGAGAACAGCTTCCAGCTCCTGAAGATGACAGTGGAAGTGATAAGGAAGATGAACAACCACAGGTGATTGTACTGAAAAAAGGAGacctaactgcagaagaaattgCAAAGATCAAAGAGGAGCTCAAAGAGGTCACAG CTTTTCTAATACTTCATCCTATGGGACATTGTAAT ACTGAACAAGCTGCTTGGATGGACAGAAAAATGTGTCTCAAAAAGAAAATAcatccagttgccatgactcaactttcaGACAAGAAGACCAAGAATCTTCATCAACATATGTCTGCTTGCTTGCTGTTGTGA